GCGGCGAAGCCCGCCGGGTAGAGGTACGCCAGATCGGTCCGGGCCCCGCCGGTGACGGCGAGTGAGCGCAGGGGCTCGAACGAGAGCGTGCAGGCGGCGGCGGCGAGTGCGGCGACGGCCAGCACGGCGACGGCGGTCCCGGTACGGCGCAGCGCGAGCGCGATCCGGCTCGGCGGCGTGGCGAGAACGGGTGCGGCGGGGGTGGCGGAACGACGGGCCGGCTGGCCCGCCGTCAGCGGAGGGGTGACGTCCATGGCCCTTCGAAGCCTACAGAATCGCCGCAGCCCCGGCCGTCGGCCGCGCCGGTAGGGCCGCCGCGAGGGGCCGTGACGGCCGCTTGCGGACGCGCCACGACCACTGTTTCGGACCGGTCAAGCAACCCGGTAAATGTCGCAAAGAGGCATATATTCTCCGGGGCAAGTCGCCCTTCGCCGGAGAAGACACACACTCACGCGGCCAGGGAGAAAAGAGCGCAGGAATCACTTTGGTTTTACAGACGTGTGAGGTCGGGCAACCTGTCCTGTCAGAGCCTGGAAGGCATTAGCCTTGCGTTCGTGAGCCTGCGCCTATACGACACCAGCACCCGTGCGGTCCGCGAGTTCGTCCCGATCCAGCCGGGCCGGGTCTCGATCTACCTGTGCGGGGCCACTGTGCAGGCTCCGCCCCATGTCGGTCACATCCGCTCCGGCGTCAACTTCGACGTCCTGCGCCGCTGGCTGGCCCATTCCGGCTATGACGTGACATTCTGCCGCAACGTCACCGACCTCGACGACAAGATCATACGCGTCGCGGCCCAAGAAGGCGTGCCGTGGTTCGTCGTCGCCGAGCGCAACCAGCGCGCGTTCACCTGGGCCTACGACCAGCTCGGCTGCCTGCCCCCCACCGTCGAGCCCCGCGCCATGGGCCACATCCCCGAGATGATCGAGCTCATGCAGCGGCTCATCGACAAGGGCCACGCCTACGCCGCCGGTGGCGACGTCTACTTCGACGTCATGTCGTACGCCGAGCGGTACGGCAAGCTGTCCAACCAGCGTCCCGAGAACATGCGTGCCGCCGGCGACACCGACAGCGACTCGGCCAAGCACGACCCCCGCGACTTCGCGCTGTGGAAGGGTGCCAAGCCCGGCGAGCCGACCTGGCCCACCCCGTGGGGCCCCGGCCGTCCCGGCTGGCACCTCGAGTGCTCCGCCATGGCCACCAAGTACCTCGGCGAGACCTTCGACATCCACGGCGGCGGCGTCGACCTGATCTTCCCGCACCACGAGAACGAGATCGCGCAGTCCCAGGCGGCAGGCGACGGTTTCGCGCGGTACTGGCTGCACAACGGCATGCTCAAGATCGGCGCCGAGAAGATGAGCAAGTCCCTCGGCAACTCCTTGCTCATCCCCGCCATCCTCACCAAGGTCCGTCCGGTCGAGCTGCGCTACTACCTCGTCTCGGCGCACTACCGTTCGGTCATCGACTACTCCGACGAGTCCCTCACCGAAGCCGCCACCGGCTACCAGCGCATCGAGGGCTTCGTCACCCGCGCCGCCGAGGTCATCCACGACGTCGACGCCGCTGCCCCGCTGCCGCAGGCGTTCGTGGACGCCATGAACGACGACCTCGGCGTCCCCCAGGCGCTGGCCGTCATCCACGAGGTCGTGCGCGAGGGCAACGTCGCGCTGGCGGCGGGTAACAAGGAGCAGGTGGCCCGTCTCCTCGCCGAGATCCAGAACATGCTCGACGTCCTCGGCCTGGACCCCCGCTCGGCCCGCTGGCGCGAGTCCGGCGGCGACCACCGCGTCCGTGAGACCGTCGCCGCGCTCGTCCGCGTCGCTCTCGACCAGCGCCAGGCCGCGCGCGCACGCAAGGACTACGCCGCCGCCGACGCCATCCGCGACGACCTCGCCGCCGCCGGCGTCATCGTCGAGGACACCTCCTCCGGTCCTCGGTGGGAACTGGCGCACTGATCGCACCGGTAGGCTTACGACATGGCAGGTGCGGGTAAAGGCTCCGGCGGTTCCGGCGGCAGAAGAAAAGGTGCCACGCGAGGCACCGGCGGCAAGGGCCGCGGTTCGCTCGCGGGCAAAGGCGCGACACCGCCGGCCCACATGCGCCACTGGTACAAGGATCGCCAGCAAGGCTCTCCACGTACGGCCGCGCGTCCCGCCGACCAGCCCGCGCGCCGTCCCCGCAAGGACGAGAACGCTCCTGAGGTCATCGGCGGCCGCAACCCCGTGGTCGAGGCCCTGCGCGCCGAGATCCCCGCCAACGTCCTCTACGTCGCTCAGCGCGTCGACAACGACGACCGCATCCGCGACGCCATCAAGATGGCGGCCGACCGCGGCATAGCCCTCCTGGAAGTCAGCCGCGACAAGCTGGACAGACTCACCGACGGCAGCGTCCACCAAGGCATAGCCCTCCAGCTCCCTCCGTACGAGTACGCGCACCCCGACGACCTGGTCGTCCGCGCCGAGGAAGCCGCCGAGATCCCCCTGATCCTCGCTCTGGACGGCGTCACCGATCCCCGCAACCTCGGCGCCATAGCCCGCTCCGCCACCGCCTTCGCCGCACACGGCATCCTGGTCCCGGCCCGCCGCTCCGCCGGCGTGACCGCAGGCGCCTGGAAGACCAGCGCAGGCACCCTGGCCCACCTCCCCGTGGCCAAGGCCCCCAACCTCACCAGCACCCTCCGCGACTACCGCTCAAGAGGCCTCTTCGTCGTCGGCCTCGACGGCACCGCCGACACCGACATTGCCGACATAGACCTGGCCAAAGAGCCCCTGGTCCTCGTCATAGGCTCCGAAGGCAAAGGCCTTTCCCGCCTGGTCCGCGAAACCTGCGACACCATAGCCCGCATCCCCATCCAAGCAGCCGCCGAGTCCCTCAACGCCTCAGTGGCCGCCGCCATCTCCCTCTACGAAATCACCCGCCTCCGCCACTCCTAGCCCCACCTCCATGACGACCACCACCGAAGCCCACTAAACTCGATCCCACCACCCGCCGACGTAGCTCAATCGGCAGAGCAACGGTCTTGTAAACCGTAGGTCAGGGGTTCGATTCCCCTCGTCGGCTCCCACATCAAAGGCCCCTTGCGACCATCACAAGGGGCCTTTTGCCAACACTTCTGCTAACACGAGCCACGCGGCGCCGTCCTTGATCGTCGTAGCCGCCGGCTTGCCGGTCACCCTCGGTTGGTCAGGCCGTCGCAGGACCGTTCGTAGGGGAGTTGGGGGATGAGGTTCTTCCAGCCCTCAGGAGTGAGATCGGGGCCGGTGAGCCGTCCGCATATCTGCTCGGCGACGCGTCGGGGGTCGATGTTCCATACCAGTGGCGGGCCGATCCCGGTGGCGACCACGGTCCGGTTCTGTGCGTCGTAGGCCACCGCGACGATCTTGTGATCGGCGGTCAGACCGGCCAGCAGGGTCTTGTCTCGCATGTTCCAGACGCGCACGGTCTTGTCGTCGCTCGCGCTGATGAGGGTCGCACCGTCCGGTGAGTACACCAGGTCGTTGATCTGAGCGGTGTGCGCCGACAAGGTGGTGGATACCTTCCTGGTGGCGAGATCATAGAGGCGGATGAGGGTGTCGCCGCTTCCACCCGTGGCGAGCGTGCGGCCGTCGGGGCTGAAGGCGAGGGCCGGCACACCGCTGCGTTGTGAGAGCCGGTCGTCGGCCAGTGCGTTGCGGCGCGTGTCCCAGAGACGGACGATGCCGTCGAAGCTTCCGGCGGCCAGGGTCCGGCCGTCGGGACTGTAGGCCAGTGACTGGACGCCTTGTGTCAGGGCTGTCGCACGAGTTAAGGCGAGGTCGCCGCCATTGCCTTTGAGTGTCGCGCGAAGTGAGCCGTCCGCCGGGTTCCACAGGCGGACTGTGGGGTCGTAAATGGCGGATGTGGCCAGCGTGCGGCCGTCAGGACTGAAGGCGATCGCGTTCATCGCACCGTGGTGGTGGGTCGCGATGGTCTTGAGCAACTTCTGATGGGAGACGTCCCACAGGCGCACGGTGCCGTAACGGTCGGGCTCCGCACCGGACGCGACGGCCAGCAGCGTCCCGTCCCGGCTGAACGCGACGGCCATGGGGATGAGGCCCGGACCAGGAAACGTCGCGACGCGGCGGCGCGCGGGCATCGAGTAGAGGACGACGTCGGAGTACTCGGCCACCGCCAGCAGGCTCCGGGCCGGTGAGAAGGCCACGGTGACACCAGGACTGAATCGGCCGTTGAGGAAGTTGCCGCGCATGTTCCACAACTGGACGACATGGTCGGTGCCGGCGCTGGCCAGCGTCGCGCCGTCAGGGCTGAACTCGACACTGCTCACCTGGGCGATGTGGCCGGTCAGATCGGCCAGGAGCCGGTCACCCGCTGCGTGGTCCCAAATCCGCACGTGAGAGTCGTAGCCACCGGCGGCGAGGAGATTGCCGTCCGGGCTGAACGCGAGGGCGGCGACAGCCCTGCCGAGGTCGTCACCCGTGATGGTGTTCAGCCGCCTGCGCCGGGGGAGGTCCCAGAGCTGTACTCCGCCGTTCTCGGCCGGCAAGGCCAGGGTGCGGCCGTCGCGGCTGATCGCGAGCGCGGTGTTGAGTTTCGCGGTATGGCGGGTCAGTGAACGGGTGAACCGGCGGTGCCGTACGTCCCAGAGTCGCACGGCGCCGTAGGGGGACGCGATGACCAGAGTCCGCGCGTCCGGAGTGAAGGCCGCGTGGCTTCCCTCGCCGACGTGGAACGGCGCGGCGATCAGACGGCGGTGGACGACATCCCAGACGCGCAGCTTCCCCCCGCCGCTAATGCCGGCCATCAGCCTGCCGTCGCGGCTGAAGGCGCCAAAGCTGACTTGTTCTACGTCGCCTGTATTCAGCGCGGGGAGAACTCTCGGATGGTCACGATCTGTAACCTCCCACAAGCGGATCATTCCCATCATCGTCGCGGCCAAGTTCGTGCCGTCCGGACTGAACGCGACGGTCGTGATGTTCATGGACCTGCCGGGTCCTGCGAGGTTGGGGATCGTGGTGATCTGCCGATGGGTCGTGGCGTCCCACAACTTCACCTCTCCGTTACTGCTTCCTGTGGCGATCGTCTTCCCGTCCGGGCTGAAGACCGCCTTCCAGATAGGCGCGCCGTTCCTCGGGTCGAGCGTGTCGTCGAAATGCTGGTTCTGGGTGCTGAGCAGAGTGCTGATCGCCTGGACGCTGTCCGGAGCCAGGCGGTAGGCCTCCACCGCCAGTTTGTGCGAGCCAAGGGGGTTACCGGCCGCGTACTGGATGGCCACCATAGGGACGACTTGGCCGGACACCGCCGCGCGAAGCCGTTGTTCCGCGGCAGCCCTGCTCTCCTGGATCAGGACACCACCTCCGGCCGCCATCAGGATCAGGACGCTCAGCGCGGAGGCAAACCTGATCCTCCCCCTTCTCCGGTTACGTCGGCTTTGGCGGAGGAAGTCCTGCTCGAGAGGGCCGAGTTGCCGGTTGTGCCCTACGGCCCACGACTCCGCGGACTTCAGGGACACGCCACGCAACAGCAGGTGGGGGTCACGGCCCTGCTCGTGCCAGGTCGTGGCCGCAGTCGCCAGCCGTTGACGCAGGCGCAGTTCGTCGCGGTCCTCGGCTATCCACTCACGCAGGCGTGGCCAGGCGCGCAGGAGCGCCTCGTGGGATATCTCCGCACCCTTCTCCGTCACGCTGATCAGACGGGCCTCGACCAGTGCGTCCCTCGCCGCGACGACAGGGCCAGGGACGGCGCCGGCCCTCGCGAGAAGCCCCGGCAGGTCGATCTCGCGCCGGGTGTCCTCCGTCCCCTCGCCGATCTGGACGCCGGCGAGGAGGATCCTCCTGATGGCCTCGCGTCCCTCGCCGTCCAGGCTGTCGTACACTTCCTCCGCGCTCGTGGTGACCGACTGCCAGATCCCTCCCGTGGCGCGGTAGCCGGACATGGTGAGGGTCTTGCCCTCTCTGTTCTGCCAGGTGACCAGCAGTGCGTGGGAGAGCAGGGGAAGCGCGCTCAGCATCCCCTCCTCGCCGGGCCGTAGGTCGTGGAGAAGGAGGTCCACGAGTCCCGGTTCCAGTGACAGCCCGGCCTCCTCGGCGGGACCCTCGATCGCGCGGCGTACCTAAGGCCCGGTCATGGGTCCGACCGGCACGTGTCCCCCGCCGAGTGCGGTGAGCAGGCCGGGATACGCCAGGCAGTGGCCGTAGAAGTCGGCTCGGACGGCCGGTACGACCAGTGCATGGGAAGGGTCGGCTGCGCACAGCGCGGAGATGAAGGCGTTTCGCTCGGCCGGGTCCTGGCAACGGGTGAAAACCTCCTCGAACTGGTCGACGACGAGGATCAGGCGGTCCGTGGGGCGGTCCCGGTTCTTCAACGTTCTTTCGATGAGGCGGTTCACGGCATGCGGAGCGTCGGCGATCTCACCGGCCGCGTCGTCGGCCTCCTCAGTGGACATCGCCTGGACCAGCGCGGTCATGGGGCTGTCGCCGGGGGTGAGGATGAGAGGCAGCCAGCCGTCCTCGGCGCGGGACAGTGCCTGCAACAGGCCCGCCTGCAGAACTGAGGACTTTCCCGAACCTGACGGGCCGATCACGAACAGCGGACCCGTTCGCCGGGTGCCGACGGCCCGCACGAGTTCCTCGACCAGCTCCTCTCTGCCGAAGAAGAAGCGCGCGTCGTCGGAGGTGAACGCGAACGGTTTCAATCCCCGGTAGGGACAGGGGCTCTCGGCCGGAGGTTTTTTGGGTCCGATACCGGGAGGTGTGTAGGCCCGATTCTGGGTGAGGGTGATTTCCCCCGCGCGTCCGAAATGCTGAGGAAAGTGCTGCGGAAATCCGCGCCTGGGTAGTTCCCGGTCGAGATAGCGGCTGATGTCGTCCAGGCTCAGCATGCGTGGACCGAGTTCGTCGCCCTCGCGCAGGACGGTGAGCAGGCATCCGGTGTACGCGGTGTGCCGCGCACCCAGGGGAGCCAGGGCTTGTTCGTCTCGGGCGGCGGACGCGAGCAGGTGGCTGCGCCGCACCCGCATGCGGCCGAAGGCGTCGCTGATGCCGCGCACCGCCGCGCCGTTCGCCCGTCCGGCGAAGCAGCAGTCCAGGACGACGATGATCGTTTCCGCTGGGCTGGCGATGAGCGCCTCACGCACCGCGGAGTACGGCAGCGCCTTGTACATGAGCCCCGCGCTCGCCCCGTCGGTGGCGGATGTGGCGAGGTAGAGCTCACCGTCCGCGTCGAGGAGCCCGTGTCCCACGAAGGAGAACAGAAACGTGCCGCGCGCCTGCGAGGCCGCTCTGGCCAGTGTGCTTCTCAGTTCGGCCGGGCCCGCCGGATCCAAGAGTATTTCCAGGTGGCCGGGGGCGAGGCCGCAGTACTCCACCAGAGCCTGTCCCAGGTCCAGCGCCGTCGCGGCGGCAGCTTCCACGTCCGGAAGGGTGGATTGCGGGACATGGCGGCCGGTGCCGACCACGAGCGCGC
The window above is part of the Sphaerisporangium rubeum genome. Proteins encoded here:
- the cysS gene encoding cysteine--tRNA ligase, translated to MSLRLYDTSTRAVREFVPIQPGRVSIYLCGATVQAPPHVGHIRSGVNFDVLRRWLAHSGYDVTFCRNVTDLDDKIIRVAAQEGVPWFVVAERNQRAFTWAYDQLGCLPPTVEPRAMGHIPEMIELMQRLIDKGHAYAAGGDVYFDVMSYAERYGKLSNQRPENMRAAGDTDSDSAKHDPRDFALWKGAKPGEPTWPTPWGPGRPGWHLECSAMATKYLGETFDIHGGGVDLIFPHHENEIAQSQAAGDGFARYWLHNGMLKIGAEKMSKSLGNSLLIPAILTKVRPVELRYYLVSAHYRSVIDYSDESLTEAATGYQRIEGFVTRAAEVIHDVDAAAPLPQAFVDAMNDDLGVPQALAVIHEVVREGNVALAAGNKEQVARLLAEIQNMLDVLGLDPRSARWRESGGDHRVRETVAALVRVALDQRQAARARKDYAAADAIRDDLAAAGVIVEDTSSGPRWELAH
- the rlmB gene encoding 23S rRNA (guanosine(2251)-2'-O)-methyltransferase RlmB, yielding MAGAGKGSGGSGGRRKGATRGTGGKGRGSLAGKGATPPAHMRHWYKDRQQGSPRTAARPADQPARRPRKDENAPEVIGGRNPVVEALRAEIPANVLYVAQRVDNDDRIRDAIKMAADRGIALLEVSRDKLDRLTDGSVHQGIALQLPPYEYAHPDDLVVRAEEAAEIPLILALDGVTDPRNLGAIARSATAFAAHGILVPARRSAGVTAGAWKTSAGTLAHLPVAKAPNLTSTLRDYRSRGLFVVGLDGTADTDIADIDLAKEPLVLVIGSEGKGLSRLVRETCDTIARIPIQAAAESLNASVAAAISLYEITRLRHS
- a CDS encoding WD40 repeat domain-containing protein, which produces MAAGGGVLIQESRAAAEQRLRAAVSGQVVPMVAIQYAAGNPLGSHKLAVEAYRLAPDSVQAISTLLSTQNQHFDDTLDPRNGAPIWKAVFSPDGKTIATGSSNGEVKLWDATTHRQITTIPNLAGPGRSMNITTVAFSPDGTNLAATMMGMIRLWEVTDRDHPRVLPALNTGDVEQVSFGAFSRDGRLMAGISGGGKLRVWDVVHRRLIAAPFHVGEGSHAAFTPDARTLVIASPYGAVRLWDVRHRRFTRSLTRHTAKLNTALAISRDGRTLALPAENGGVQLWDLPRRRRLNTITGDDLGRAVAALAFSPDGNLLAAGGYDSHVRIWDHAAGDRLLADLTGHIAQVSSVEFSPDGATLASAGTDHVVQLWNMRGNFLNGRFSPGVTVAFSPARSLLAVAEYSDVVLYSMPARRRVATFPGPGLIPMAVAFSRDGTLLAVASGAEPDRYGTVRLWDVSHQKLLKTIATHHHGAMNAIAFSPDGRTLATSAIYDPTVRLWNPADGSLRATLKGNGGDLALTRATALTQGVQSLAYSPDGRTLAAGSFDGIVRLWDTRRNALADDRLSQRSGVPALAFSPDGRTLATGGSGDTLIRLYDLATRKVSTTLSAHTAQINDLVYSPDGATLISASDDKTVRVWNMRDKTLLAGLTADHKIVAVAYDAQNRTVVATGIGPPLVWNIDPRRVAEQICGRLTGPDLTPEGWKNLIPQLPYERSCDGLTNRG